tccagttgcatcactgacatgtgggccagacccttgttgggtccatatgtcagtgacccaatgcacctgcagttaagttactgaagcagcgtcccggaatatatgttgcgtgattaacgtaacagctatgtgggcatattttttggagtaaattacgggggagggaaggggtggaaatattgctggtcacaatggattggatgagcgtggggggagagagtcatgcatgcagattttttcacacagggtggagtggtgggaccgccggagggagaaggagagtctagcaggcatattgtttccacacatggagaaggaaaagatttggagacgaacgggcttcctgcaagtATGGCGAACGATgtataataagtcatcttgcatgctgggctaggtatagtctcaagtcattaaaaacatacacgccccacacatgttcatatttcaaggtgcacgcgatgattaaggctggccataatgggggTATCTTAGCTgatatcatgcacacgggaatatcaaacatgctgatgtggcaaagaattaatgAAGAGAgtggggttagagtaactagtgttcatgcatgcattggtgaacacatttttttgtgaagaatgacaacattagttgagtacttttgcagacttcaaaaactattccacagcctctactatcttgctaagagtaggtgaactttttgaatcgagccctttaaactagaagggaggtagtagtactctaatagctaaccttgttgtgatgacaagataggacatggcaagCACCTGTACgtaggaactagtctgcattgtgcatttaagttttgtctgaagtcaatgtacctctactttgaccaaacttatagaaaaacgtaccaacattcacaatgtcaaatcaatacttttacactcattataaaacatagttcttatactcattataatcaatattgtagatattgatatttttagtataaatttggtcaaacactttgcaaacggttgacaagagtaaaaaggaccagagggagtagtatcatgcatgcggagtaggcaaaaaaattgctcatttatagacggtcgaagtctcaaagggcgcaaccacgcgagggaggcgaaggtcgtgggaggcgcgacggttgacagaattaagtgaagttacatccacgcgcccgcatggcgtgcgaacaggcagaagctatgccgtcaggcctatgatatgggtctagtagacatgacatctagtgggtcccgcatagttctcgagaactctttgggggcttgtagccgtttatccaccaggcaagccagcaaccccacgccattcgcacaccctacttgtccccgtcttctaccttacaacagttcgctcccagtcatcccatcctttcacattagttcgctcccagtttttttgcggggtacaacacttcaacttctcctaaccctcctccaaaatccatggtctcccaaatctccatggtcactGTTGAGTACCAGGTTAgggccatcaccggcgatgagttcatcgtcgtctacacacgtggatccgcaatGCTGAAAGCATGGCTTgatcgcttcctacgcatgttcaacagttcaacggatgagtgggtcgctgggctagatgttgagtacaccacggtcccggaaagagagaagattctaaaggaggcagagaggaagaagcccgccatgatccaagtttgtgtacataacgtttgctttgtctaccacatatgccatgccgatgttgagtgccaggattttaacaactttctcaaggacaaaagagtgaaatttgttactgcAGACTttaagaacaacagggatgtcctgCATCGAATAGGTCTTTGTTGTAGGcaagcccttcgatctccagaaggcaagcctagtgtcctcctctcaaccttcaatgctgaccctagcagcagccatgattgatccttcgtacgctaaactgaagaaacctcatcacgagtttcatcatgcatgagaGTCGatgacattagatgaagatcacatcctggatgcctacctttgtttaaatatctacaagggctggatgaagaagtagagcccagtgtccggttcaagcaaagaagcatcggtgaagaggaagaggaagagggacgaggacgaagtcgaggatgtggacttggactccgagtaggtggcagtgccatcactcatgctggttctactgcagtgtcaagcagactagttgcttagtttattttcgagggtgtgttgtgctgaggccccagcagaactatgtttatgttctttctcgttatttgaacgtCTTAACTACTGTTCTTCTTACAGTTGGTACTACTACACGTATCTTcatgttcctactatacttaatacgttcgtactagtagtataatttgggttagtcgatttgtgaaagaagtttgatggagcgaaggaagaagatggcagaagaggtggaagaagcccttctggccatccatgttgcatcaaacggctcataagagtcgactgacccaaattgctccttcagattgcaggatccacgtggcattcaaggtcccGAAGGTAAATtctgcgtccgcacccggtttgcgggatCGACGCGCACGTGACTAGCTTccccgcgacagccaccatgcgcgcctcctccgcgcgggcggagatgacaatgacacgctagttcctcctcgccagcatgctggagcacgcgctcgtcctcctcttcatatgctgcatgcatagacgcggctccaccagctgctagcgtacttggcagcgcggcggcatcacgaggagggactgcagacgatgtgagcgggcgagccttcggcttcatggaacagggatggcggcgacacggcggtgatgggcgagaaattgttggccggagcaggcgggcgccggcatgcacaacggcggcggcgacatattgatgagtgcgtgtatgggagcttactttagttttatataaggttggtcaaacttaaaagaaaaccatactagtacacgtaaacattagacttaggcagcgcttttattagttagtaccacaaccacaatacggaatcctatgcaagcgcgtgaaccacggccgcgcggtcgatcgaacggtgtgtcatcgtgtcgcgctcgaaggaaaTCCACCAAaccttttgtgtgtgtgaaaacaatccccaaaTATTACTCATTTCCTGGAAAAGTTATTGACGCttcaatatttccatatatttgaattagctccagttcgtgtttatttggatttggacattttaggtgcgccctagtttttttaatactgattttgtgtgtgtgactgagagagaacgtgtgtatgtgtccatatgtgtgttgtggcggaagggcaatgtggagacggtgtgcgtgtgatagagacatagagaggtgtgaatgtgcaaatgatcatgcatgagtgagacatagacagatgccgatacgttgtgtatacatgagagaacggtcttctagtttacttgtgtgtgtgtgtgtgtggcagagagagagaggagcatccataacacaacaaccatctctctcgattcgtccgtccctcgcacgatcgcatgcaacacatgcatcaacgcgcacattttgacaccctcacccggcccttgcccacctcaaggcccgcacaatctcttcgtgaatacccatttctctccttaggtttgttttctctcaatatctgacacacacacacacacacagcacaacacacacacatagagagagagagagacacacacagcacaacacacacacacacacacacacacaccctcccccgagcacacataTCATCcgcatccaaggttatatggcgaccactctcgcttgtgcttctttgcaccccaacatgcacaacacctcaatcttcaaagagtgCATCGAGAAGATCGAAGACGGTGACCACAccacgctagagaatgcggggccatttggaagcagggtgatgtgacgacggctgactaactcctccccccaccctctctctctcgcacaaaattaccaatccctctcttccccgcacaaaattatcaatacCTCAACCCACgatatccttcccctctcgtccatgtttttccagctctctcatcaaacatgttgtctcttctccttccacgtatacagaatccggatgcacaggcctctcacgtatattacatgtctccatctttctcgcagacctaacttcttcctctctctttctctctctatctctctctttgtctcattaggtttgtctcctactctctcgtccacatacatacaatctttcctgccctatctgctccatcttcgcaagctctctctgcatgtttcattcgcacattgggatatgtcaaaatgttgcttctataatggctgatgtagagttatggttggttttgttgcatcctacaaagtaataactatggaatgcatttagattctcatttgactgggattatgtgagtttgagcatgttgtgaagtactatagactttgtatacatcttgggattcgacaatgattgtaaatattgaattgtatagaccattacattcgaagtcaatagcctaatatatttatttcacaatttcaacaattgattagttcactacaaactaagaaaacaaacgtgtactccctctgtttttatttaagtacgcgtattagcattggtcaaagtcaagttttgtaaactctcagaaagcttataacaaaaaatattaacatatacagtaacaaataaataccattagattcattattgaatgtactttcacatcatacatatttgttatggtaaatgtttatatttttctataaactttgtcaaacttaggaagtttgacttcggtcaaacctaatatgcagagtttactagtactattcgctagttgcttagccgaatcactcaacacaccacacggggagtttagtgtcacaaaattttgaggtcggtgggaaaatctcccgcgaccctgattcgagtagtgggaagttaccatcatagccttcgaaataggcctacggatgacgcttggtagggggatgttttcgtaacttcaggttgaCCCTACCAGcaaaccccaccccggcacccagagtagtacacctgaatactccacATTTTCTATACCCACCGCAAAACAGACTTCTCCATGACACCGCAGCCTTCGTgatcctcccctttacatcggtgcactcgtccactgtagcgcatctgcctcatcaatgacctcgtacgccacactggagccggtccaccatcgtcgtcgtacacggagcctcttccccggcatcgtcttccacggtctcggatctgcttcctggaagccgacaccaagcgcagaagtaccaccgtcgtggacaatgaactgactcccgttgctgaCCATGACCCACAAAggctgccgcgaccatcgttctcctcctcgattggtaatgtgtatattgaatcacttagcagtacatgtgcagttccaattttgttcatgcCTACCCTTCAactttcctgggtgctattgttcccgtaaaagtaattggctatagcctccattgtccaacaaaatatcagcttgtaattgtgcgtcgctcctataccgcgttgtgcttgggtaggtttttcatctgcaaccagtagtgtggcaaatgatggaaagttttttagaactagcaagatgcccatgcgttgcatgcatcaagatgcatttgtatgagtaatttatcttgtgggagaaaaggatgaacaagggaaggccttatttgcaaatgtggagaggggtatgggtatctttttgcaaaattcccatttgtttccttcctatctgtcagatataaattggacgaactatattgcaggatggtaggcacaccatcatcaccaactctgttttttataagaaaaaaagtatagagaaaaacgTAGACAGTAGCGAAGTAGAgaaaaatattaaataaatataacagtatagaagagagtagagataacaGATACATCAGGAAAGGATCACGCGTGTGCGGGAAAAAGctgccgggcgtgcgctagttttggcgcgacgtccggcgcgctttataaaatccaatgccctcccaccactctgtgccttgccaccgctctctccccgctttgtgcctcgccaccgctctatccccgctctttctcgcctcgccgccgccgggccacCATGCCGCCGCATCACCGAGAAACATGGGGATACCGCAGCGTCCGCGCGCTCCCCTCCGACGGCTTCTCCGCTGAGATCCAGTTCTGCGGGATGCGCCTCGAcctcggcaattttgacaccaccaacaaggccgcccgcgcgtacgacacgGCGGCATGGCACcaccggtggcctcatagaacatcgaacttccccaacgtgccgacgcaggagcgggcgcaggagctcgcgcctctgccgcggcttagcaccaacGAGGATCgttgcgacaaccggaggcgggagcaccgtctcggcatcgctcAGATGGACGAGGAATCCATggtgctgtggcgccaacacttcccgcaggacatcatcaacgagcgcgatttgtacgcgcaaaggagggcagagagggataagaggagggtggagcgatccgcctatcgcgaggacaagcgtaggcgaaaagcggatgctcaattcatcatgaggctaggagcagcgtcgccctgggaatccgatgatgatcggtatcttcatgcctacagtcagacgtcggaggaggacatcaccgaggaggagtcggacaatgaggagtagttgaattatcttttttatctatctatggtGAGAACCATCCTCTAGTAGTACCCTCTAGTCTCTACTTCTCGTTCTCAGCACTGTGAACACTTTTTTAAAGcgtcgcgcgttgcgattctgttggagatgctctaacatggcagacgagtgctttaatgttgcccagaagatgcgcgagtattactagtagtatatttttcttgccatgttgacattttaaaaccacgagtgcgaacatgcagaggagcaatgaagaccaaacacgggatattggagacatcctcaaggagcgtggcaagttaaagaggagctacaccgaacctgtaaaacgagctttggtaagtaacaccctttcaattactttcatttagcctcgtgttcttcgatgtgtatatgttgtagtttctgtttctcttaagcctggtgttcttcgatgtgtaataagaagagtcttaatcgtcctaatgcttttgtttttagcttgatgtaggaagtgggtgttctcaccttgtagtctgtttttatatatttttttccttttgaattcacttctccgatttctatttatctggcttctactaaatggatctaggttgctttgattattgatctaaaaaagaagtaacttcatgtcaggatgcagttcctgcaaggagggaagtatggtcaacctcaagatcatgtttccaaaatgaggctggattacacacaaggtgccagttccctaaagatgctggattagacacaaggtgcaaattcccagatgatgctggattacacacaagccaggtggagtcgtcagctgttcgtgtccttgtggcattagtaaaggctgaaagaaagcgagcagcagcccttgagaatgtagctgagttcctgaagaagcaaaaagagcaatcagatgctctctccacccaagccaaagaagagatggaagacgccagaaataagctagcagaggcaaagcaggctaggcgtctcctgctatctaaaactgttgtcaatacaaaatttccttcataatagctaggttcaaatgtgtatccagtcagcatgcctgtttttatgtccgtgcatctactaatgtggcacaaaatattttttccgggtcatgtaataacaacaattactttccaaacaataacaaacgaagcattggacatggtatagttcacgcgcaagcccgacattccaagttcaacttccacatcaaactcatgttcatagatatctgcacattcatacataatgtccacaaccatgattcacttcagagccaaaaaatgtgaggagatttataaataaagaaaaacctctactagttcatgctaccagtgcgagcacaacaagtcaagaccatgcgtaaattaactatattttagtcatttttgtgttctaaaatgcctgccatCTCGCGGAAgcacgtgttgccggcacacgcgcggattcaatgaaggcaggtgggcagtcttaagctggttgcacgcggcgaggaggcaagctcagccgggcctgcagcgagtgcggccctcttggccggcgcaccggttcaatgcctgcgctatgagaggtcgcgtccgtgtcagagcaatcactccctccagtccttttttgtttgggtataacaaaatcttgttttccattcacattttacaagtaaaattcatggagaAACTTGGACCCAAAATAGgacggggactagtaaaccagaatggaggttgtatttttttaatcaaagaaggctttccccttccgattttcattactgaaacctagcatctaaatctaaaccatagtatttgccctagaactaccaggttcaacatctcgcaacataaacccatacaaccatactccaaggaggtacgtagtactatgaattccattttcgctccataccaatcgttctaaaaactacttactatttataacgcgccattgaaaatcagaactcttaaccccgctaaaaaacaatattttaaatgtggctacacgatctgtggcaactggcaagccacggcgctccaagtcgttcacctgtgttCCCGACCATTAACTCCTATgtatcaaattatcacgcgagctgactattcctacaaaggtgctccgccacgtacctggtacccgcgaatgcagcaatcatgcacctagggttttagggtttatttgttaatgtcaCCTTTACGCAACAGTCATGTGTGCGAGACAgggagaggccgactgcgtgcgtgcgcctcttctcttcgtatatgtactctaccatttgtctggtgtccaaaaaattataataattactagcaatgtgccaatgcgttgccacacgatcaaagtagattaatacatattcaccgatttgatagaaaaaaagtctagttttgaaatacgtatatcactaaaaatatgttatgattcactcaaaatatattcttttggcggttttgatgagataagggaggaatgttgttggtttcaagatttgagaagtggtatatgtctaacttctactcttactagcaatatGCCCGTACATtgaaacatcaagatcttgtgggagaaaaggatgaacgagggaaggccttatctgccaatgtggtgaggagtgcgggtaaattgccatattttccttcctatccatcagatataaatcggacaacctacgttgcaggatggcaggcccaccatcatcaccaactctattttttatccctactcttataaaaagcattatcggtgatgatcgtgtgcctgccatcctgcaatataggccgtccaatctatatctgacggataggaaggaaactatggcaattttgcaaaaacatacccacacccatctccacatttgcaaataaggccttccctcgttcatccttttcccccacaagataaactactcatacaaatgcatcttgatgtcccgtgcaacgcatgggcatcttgctagttgttgcaaaaagcccatgtgtgtgtgagatagagggagagtggaggaggacggagtgcatgagtgacaaagacacaaggagtgtgtgtgcgataggtatcagcttaaaatgaggcgatagtgtgtgtgcacgatagagagggcgtgtctcaagaagggaagaaaaatctacatagatacatggagcgggagagagacatgtatgcgatagtggaagcacgagtgtgcgggtgtataaacctatctagaggctagtcgataaatgtttgtgagataaatacaagtcggggtgcgaaagcgagagttttgtgtgtgtgagagagagacggtagtcgggaaggggagtggaagcaggagttgtgtgtgtgtctgtgagagtgagagggggggttgtctgatcggtaaacaaatgaataatgtcagtctgggatggagacgaaaaggagactgcaacaaatgttgtgtctacaggagagagagagagagagagagagagagtaattttagtggtatgagtcatatgtagagacatatagggtgtgtgagagaatcccatagagagaaagacaaagtgaaagacgagtggagactgtgtgtgtggcggtgcaAAGGAAAGCTTAGGTACAGAGTGATAcaagagaacagtagagacgtgagagataatgaaaaccgtgtaatgtataatgatagggagagtgtgacacttctcaagggagacgtcaagagaccatgtttgcgaggataggagaaacatgaagtgagcgtgcgggtgagctagagaaaagagagtgatagctacctgaaggagcatgcatgcgagagaaataggcatgaaaggagtgaacataaaagggattcaaatatttgaattcgagatgatgatacatgtaatccatactcgaaccaaaattgatctatcaaacatgcatactcatatgaattcacgcacatctatgttatttaatatgtagatattactgatccatacattttagttgaacataatttggttaatttttttttgaattcaaccttaagattttgagatcattgtatttgtaaatcatattatacatataaaggagcagaactctttgttgtgcttttgaaagtatatataaaaaatgatgtatatagaatttaattccaattgaaaatgagTCCCGcttgaaaaaaatagaatacaaatgggattcgaattgagttggcacggtataCATGCActatgcaaaatttgaatgaagcggggaaagtcgcagtaaccgcccaaacCAAAttctgcaagatggaaattactactgcctatccctgccacgcaaagcctatctgctggatttctataggttttgataggggtaggcttgtaatttcaccgaaacatgacgtaaccgcctctcacccggattcatacactgtgagcaccaaaacacagtgtgtccttggccaaaattgactccctccccgattcatattcatacacggtgggcgccaaaaacaaacactcgtcagcaaatattcggtgtatacgagattaccgtcctatccccaaccgactaatattgttgtgatgtaggaaatttgaaacgcgggctaagtttgtaaatttcctcgcatttgagacaagcgcgtcctgaatacatggttccctccttcctctctacctcccttttccccattcgtactccgtgggcgccaaaacaccctcctccctccaccccaccctcctccgtccgccaccgtccgccaccccatccacctccctcctcctccaccatgccggagctgataccccgacgccgctgtccattacaagagatcgacctctctcatccacggctacAGAACGAGATCCTTGCATCTcatcctctcacttcatccccgccgtcgtacACCTTGCCGGCgacgctcctacgaccgtctcatccatcgcgccccgccgccaacgtctaccctcctagatctgcttccacgccgccgacagccatcgctaccgcagcaccgtcaaattctcagcagatgcatacacggcaccgcaccagaggcggtactctttcgtatctgctcaaccaacattttattatccaaccgacagttctgtatgggaagaatcagagacgaggaagaagaagggttaggagacataggatcttcatccaaccgcctgaaatggtcgagagacagttgggagttgcattcttaatccgctctagttcatcatgtgtgggcactgcacaaccaatattttattatccaaaatctgcttgctcttctttaccatgttcctcttccgttcttctttaatatgtactctctccattcctaaatacaagtctttgtatatattccaccatggactacatatggagcaaaatgagcgaatctacactctaaaatgtatctggatacatctatatgtgatccatagtggaaatctctaccaagacttatattttggaacggagggagtatgatagtagtacagtatgttccttgtactgaagatgagcaaggacatttgtagtgtagaggtctatacggtcggttgtgatggacactttgagcctctttgattcgtaggattttgcaaacataggaataggatttgtagtgacctgcccacttgaatcctataagaatagcaaggaaatgcggggagttgtgtcgcctttgagagttacactgatattaacagtaccgcaccttcagtcgAAGAGAACTGGTATTcgaagcctttctagctgtaccggcagtactagcacatatattccagcaagtttcactttgctgattttactctgatgcttacggttttccccgttatatctacactatgatctgtgtagctgctttgtgtcgcactagcagcaatccactcttgaagctaaacactgaaatgacttacaaaattggcaccaaggcattgagtgccattcgagatgcaatgaaactcatacgcttcCCACCTgctgattcttgttcagaatatgatcctaatgactattctaacctcgaggagtcaaaggaagatggcatgtcctgttcacccatcaaggtgcctattctaatttggcaaggttttattgattgcgcatatcttgcatatgttgtcttgcatttcttctactttgttgcaccgccatatgcttagtttactcatcatatatgtcgagatgccatgcccatccattatctatacatattccatctgtcatcataccatgttttgcactcaaatgttgttcttgtgcatcagacgtcaaaaaggaagagggtgattgccgaacctgaaggagcaccagcaaagtccttgaaaaacgtggtggtgccggagaaatcagaagcaccccacttatattggttgtacaaccagtgacacaaaacctaggaccgactccagcagactgtacccatacttcaatggccacaccactagccccaccacacaggacccgcactccagcaaaaggcataccgatttcatttgccatagcaccagccgtaccatagaaa
Above is a window of Triticum aestivum cultivar Chinese Spring chromosome 6B, IWGSC CS RefSeq v2.1, whole genome shotgun sequence DNA encoding:
- the LOC123140160 gene encoding ethylene-responsive transcription factor 3-like — protein: MPPHHRETWGYRSVRALPSDGFSAEIQFCGMRLDLGNFDTTNKAARAYDTAAWHHRWPHRTSNFPNVPTQERAQELAPLPRLSTNEDRCDNRRREHRLGIAQMDEESMVLWRQHFPQDIINERDLYAQRRAERDKRRVERSAYREDKRRRKADAQFIMRLGAA